One Aerococcus urinaeequi DNA segment encodes these proteins:
- a CDS encoding exonuclease SbcCD subunit D — protein MKIVHTADWHIGKVVNNHSLIEDQRAILNDWLAQTVALKPDLVIMVGDLYDRTLPSGETVQLVNEMLTKMSQELACPICIIAGNHDSGERVGYAAGLLSGQGLHMAGVPSTEIRKVEVGDADVYLLPFSDHLTIKRLYPEETIHSIEDATKVQVARIKDKWDPSRVNIILYHGYVTAGAIEGAGEDLEKSDSERPLSIGTSEYVPHTVFDGFDYVALGHLHGPQQVGSPRIRYSGSPLKFSKSEVHHHKVFLEIDLDKKADTIEVVKHELKPDKDMRVMRGQFEDLLQGQSDDYIFFELTDAYAQHEAMNRLKKRYPNAMSLEYVALENRQRQDLKTKRHEVQATPVWDQFAQFYQNNTDQELSAFQAEIVRDIFQSTLKEDKA, from the coding sequence GTGAAAATTGTACATACAGCGGATTGGCATATTGGAAAAGTGGTCAATAACCACTCTCTAATAGAAGACCAACGTGCCATATTAAATGACTGGCTAGCACAAACTGTCGCTTTAAAGCCTGATTTGGTGATTATGGTAGGCGATTTATATGACCGGACTTTACCTAGTGGTGAAACGGTTCAGTTAGTCAATGAAATGCTAACGAAAATGTCACAAGAACTAGCTTGTCCCATTTGTATTATCGCTGGAAACCATGATTCAGGTGAACGAGTAGGTTATGCTGCAGGTTTACTGTCAGGACAAGGCTTACACATGGCTGGTGTCCCTAGCACCGAGATTCGAAAGGTTGAAGTTGGTGACGCAGATGTGTATCTATTACCGTTTAGCGATCATCTAACAATTAAACGTCTATATCCTGAAGAAACTATCCATAGTATTGAGGATGCCACTAAGGTACAGGTAGCGCGAATTAAAGACAAATGGGATCCTAGTCGGGTCAATATCATCCTTTACCATGGTTATGTAACTGCTGGGGCCATTGAAGGGGCAGGGGAAGACTTAGAAAAATCCGATTCAGAACGTCCCTTGTCCATTGGTACCAGTGAATATGTACCCCATACTGTCTTTGATGGTTTTGATTATGTGGCGCTTGGTCATTTACACGGGCCGCAACAAGTAGGTAGTCCGCGAATTCGCTATTCAGGTTCACCCTTGAAGTTTTCTAAGTCAGAAGTTCATCATCATAAGGTCTTTTTAGAGATTGACTTGGATAAAAAGGCAGACACTATTGAAGTTGTGAAGCACGAATTAAAGCCTGATAAGGATATGCGGGTTATGCGCGGTCAATTTGAAGATTTGTTACAAGGGCAATCAGATGACTATATCTTCTTTGAACTAACGGATGCCTATGCTCAGCATGAAGCTATGAATCGCTTGAAGAAACGGTACCCAAATGCTATGAGCTTAGAATATGTAGCTTTAGAAAATAGACAGCGACAAGACTTGAAAACCAAACGTCATGAAGTGCAAGCAACACCTGTATGGGACCAGTTTGCTCAGTTTTATCAAAATAATACGGACCAAGAATTATCAGCATTCCAAGCGGAAATTGTCCGTGATATTTTCCAATCAACCTTAAAGGAGGATAAGGCATAG
- the uvrA gene encoding excinuclease ABC subunit UvrA, which produces MRDLIKVRGARSHNLKNIDIDIPRDQMVVVTGLSGSGKSTLAFDTLYAEGQRRYVESLSAFARQFLGNTEKPDVDSIEGLSPAISIDQKTTSRNPRSTVGTITEVNDYLRLLYARVGQPICPNDGTEITSESLDQMLDRILSLPERTKVQILSPVVYGKKGQHKKIIDGIRKQGYVRVRIDGEIYDIDDVPELDKNKKHQIDIVIDRLVIKEDIRGRLADSLEAALRLADGYAVCDLIDGDEILFSEHYSCPHCGFTVGELEPRLFSFNAPYGACEECTGLGSKIEADPNLIVPDKNKTLKEGAIVPWDSKGSAFYPTMLEQAATAFEVPMDVPFKELTQEQQDLILYGSGEEEFHFYYQNEFGSVQDKMRVFEGVIPNVRRRYQSSQSKAMREAMGQYMTELECPVCHGKRLNRQALSVKIGGQDIAEVTHKAIVDTIEFFEGLDLSEQNTTIAQPIMREIASRLNFLEEVGLNYLTLDRSAGTLSGGEAQRIRLATQIGSNLSGIMYVLDEPSIGLHQRDNDRLIKSLKRMRDLGNTLIVVEHDEETMREADYLIDMGPGAGEYGGEIVAAGTPDEVANNKDSITGQYLKGARKIDLPEKRRKEDRGTIHIKGASENNLKNVDVDIPIGRLNVISGVSGSGKSSLVNEVMKKYLIRELNRAKMPHGKVDEISGYESLDKVIDIDQSPIGRTPRSNPATYTSVFDDIRDLFAQTNEAKLRGYGKGRFSFNVKGGRCEACKGDGILKVEMHFLPDVYVPCEVCHGTRYNSETLQVKYKGKNIAEVLDMRVEEALEFFTAVPKIRRKLQAIVDVGLGYVTLGQPAPTLSGGEAQRMKLASELQRVATGNTLYVLDEPTTGLHTEDIKRLIGVLQRLVDAGNTIVVIEHNLDVIKTADYIVDIGPEGGAQGGKIVASGTPEEVAKVKGSYTGKYLKPLLKK; this is translated from the coding sequence TTGAGAGATTTAATTAAAGTAAGGGGCGCTCGTTCCCATAATCTAAAAAATATTGATATTGATATTCCCCGCGATCAAATGGTCGTTGTAACTGGTTTATCAGGATCTGGGAAAAGTACTTTAGCCTTCGATACCTTATATGCAGAAGGACAAAGACGTTATGTAGAAAGTTTATCGGCCTTTGCACGTCAATTCTTGGGTAATACAGAGAAACCAGATGTAGATTCTATTGAAGGGTTAAGTCCAGCTATCTCAATCGACCAGAAGACTACCTCAAGAAACCCACGTTCAACAGTAGGAACGATTACTGAGGTGAACGATTATCTTCGTTTATTATATGCTCGGGTTGGCCAACCAATCTGCCCAAATGATGGTACCGAAATTACGAGTGAATCTTTAGACCAAATGTTAGACCGGATTTTAAGTTTGCCTGAACGGACTAAAGTGCAAATTCTATCTCCAGTTGTTTATGGTAAAAAAGGTCAACATAAAAAGATCATCGACGGTATCCGTAAACAGGGATATGTCCGTGTGCGTATTGATGGCGAAATCTATGACATCGATGATGTACCTGAATTAGATAAGAATAAAAAACATCAAATTGATATTGTGATAGACCGTTTAGTGATTAAAGAAGATATTAGAGGGCGTTTAGCTGACTCTTTAGAAGCGGCTCTTAGATTAGCTGATGGCTATGCAGTCTGTGATTTGATTGATGGTGACGAAATTCTCTTTTCAGAGCATTATTCATGCCCCCACTGTGGATTTACAGTAGGTGAATTAGAACCCCGTCTATTCTCATTTAATGCGCCTTATGGAGCATGTGAGGAGTGTACTGGTTTAGGTTCAAAAATTGAAGCTGATCCTAATTTAATTGTGCCAGATAAAAATAAAACATTAAAAGAAGGGGCTATCGTACCTTGGGATTCAAAAGGTTCTGCTTTCTACCCAACCATGTTGGAACAAGCAGCTACTGCCTTTGAGGTGCCAATGGATGTACCTTTTAAAGAACTTACACAAGAACAACAAGACCTGATTTTATATGGGTCTGGCGAAGAAGAATTCCATTTCTATTATCAAAATGAATTCGGATCTGTTCAAGATAAAATGCGGGTATTTGAAGGGGTTATTCCAAATGTCCGTCGTCGTTACCAATCTAGTCAATCTAAGGCTATGCGAGAAGCTATGGGTCAATATATGACCGAATTAGAATGTCCTGTATGTCATGGTAAACGTTTAAACCGTCAAGCCTTGTCAGTAAAAATTGGTGGTCAAGATATTGCTGAAGTAACCCATAAAGCGATTGTGGATACCATTGAATTTTTTGAGGGGTTAGATTTATCTGAACAAAATACGACGATTGCTCAACCAATCATGCGTGAAATTGCCTCACGGTTAAACTTCCTAGAAGAAGTTGGCTTAAACTACCTAACTTTAGACCGATCTGCAGGTACCTTATCAGGTGGGGAAGCGCAACGTATTCGTCTAGCTACTCAAATTGGATCAAACCTTTCTGGAATCATGTATGTCTTGGATGAACCTTCAATTGGATTACACCAAAGAGACAATGACCGTCTGATTAAATCATTGAAACGTATGCGTGATTTAGGTAACACCTTGATTGTCGTTGAACATGATGAAGAAACCATGCGTGAAGCAGATTATCTAATTGACATGGGACCTGGTGCTGGTGAATATGGTGGCGAAATTGTGGCTGCAGGTACACCAGATGAAGTGGCAAATAATAAAGACTCTATCACAGGGCAATACCTAAAAGGTGCCCGTAAAATTGATTTGCCAGAAAAAAGACGTAAAGAGGATAGAGGGACTATTCATATTAAGGGCGCTAGTGAAAACAATTTGAAAAATGTTGATGTGGATATTCCAATTGGCCGTCTAAATGTGATTTCAGGTGTTTCTGGATCAGGTAAATCCTCATTAGTTAATGAGGTCATGAAAAAGTATCTGATACGTGAACTAAATAGAGCAAAGATGCCTCATGGTAAAGTAGATGAAATTTCTGGCTATGAATCATTAGATAAGGTTATTGATATTGACCAAAGTCCAATCGGGCGTACGCCACGCTCTAACCCGGCAACATACACATCTGTGTTTGATGATATTCGTGATCTTTTTGCACAAACCAATGAGGCTAAACTACGTGGTTATGGAAAAGGGCGTTTCTCATTTAATGTTAAAGGTGGCCGTTGTGAAGCATGTAAAGGTGATGGTATTTTAAAAGTTGAAATGCATTTCCTACCTGATGTATATGTACCTTGTGAAGTGTGTCATGGAACCCGTTATAATTCAGAAACCTTACAGGTAAAATATAAAGGTAAAAATATTGCAGAAGTTTTAGACATGCGCGTTGAAGAAGCTTTAGAATTCTTTACGGCAGTGCCAAAAATTCGCCGTAAATTACAAGCGATCGTCGATGTAGGTCTCGGTTATGTGACATTAGGTCAACCAGCGCCAACCCTATCAGGAGGGGAAGCGCAACGGATGAAATTGGCCTCTGAGTTACAACGTGTAGCAACTGGGAACACCTTATATGTTTTAGATGAACCAACTACTGGTCTACATACAGAAGATATCAAGCGATTAATTGGTGTTTTACAACGTTTAGTAGATGCTGGTAACACCATTGTCGTGATTGAGCACAATTTAGATGTGATTAAAACTGCAGACTATATCGTGGATATTGGCCCGGAAGGTGGTGCTCAAGGTGGTAAAATCGTTGCTTCTGGTACACCTGAAGAGGTTGCTAAAGTGAAAGGCTCATACACAGGTAAATACTTAAAACCATTGTTGAAAAAATAG
- the pstB gene encoding phosphate ABC transporter ATP-binding protein PstB — MQAENMDLYYGNFKALEGINMPIYEKQVTALIGPSGSGKSTFLKTLNRMNDLVEGCRIEGKITLDGKSIFDRDMNLNMLRKNVGMVFQQPNPFPMSIYDNVAYGPRTHGIRDKNELDEIVETSLRGAAIWDEVKDDLNKNGMAISGGQQQRVCIARALAVKPDVLLMDEPTSALDPISTLKVEELVQQLRDDYTIAIVTHNMQQAARVSDYTGFFYADPETGPGKSHIIEFGETDQIFNNPTNTQTADYVAGRFG; from the coding sequence ATGCAGGCAGAAAACATGGACCTTTACTATGGTAACTTTAAAGCCTTAGAAGGTATCAACATGCCGATTTACGAAAAACAAGTAACAGCATTAATCGGTCCTTCTGGATCAGGTAAATCTACTTTCTTAAAAACATTAAACCGTATGAATGACCTTGTTGAAGGTTGTCGTATTGAAGGTAAAATTACATTAGATGGTAAAAGTATCTTTGACCGTGACATGAACTTAAATATGTTACGTAAAAATGTTGGTATGGTTTTCCAACAACCAAACCCATTCCCAATGTCAATCTATGACAACGTTGCTTATGGACCACGTACTCACGGTATCCGTGATAAGAATGAATTAGATGAAATTGTTGAAACTTCATTACGCGGTGCTGCAATCTGGGATGAAGTAAAAGATGACTTAAACAAAAACGGTATGGCTATTTCTGGGGGACAACAACAACGTGTTTGTATCGCGCGTGCCTTAGCAGTTAAACCTGACGTATTGTTAATGGATGAGCCAACTTCAGCTTTAGACCCAATTTCAACGCTAAAAGTTGAAGAGTTAGTACAGCAATTACGTGACGACTATACAATCGCAATTGTTACCCACAATATGCAACAAGCTGCGCGTGTGTCTGACTACACTGGATTCTTCTATGCAGACCCAGAAACTGGTCCAGGTAAATCTCACATTATTGAATTTGGTGAAACAGACCAAATCTTTAACAACCCAACCAATACACAAACAGCAGATTATGTTGCTGGACGTTTTGGTTAA
- a CDS encoding AAA family ATPase, with protein sequence MRPIKLELQAFGPYKEKTSLDFTDLGDQNLFLISGSTGAGKTTIFDAIVYALYGKTSGSSRDINELKSQLAEDESVAYVRLTFMIHGKTYTVERIPKQKRPTKRGLIREQNAEVTLEGEDFSLSKTQEVDSKLVEVLGLSADQFRQIVMLPQGEFKKLLEASSGEKEAILRTIFHTDYLDRFQQAIAERFKQANQEVGALKKQVDQHSQSFVTFVDNEAIAIAENVDEEVDTADKSLTEKDRVQNWVDQEDYQNLSEWAGTKVADLDKKNADLSQQITGFETTIQQLEGFIKLLARQDKLHHQEASIKEREATITSERKSLQQYRETQNAYQLIQQIQKQAHKQGQLQKLVKEKTGLLQEAKGRLQTVKAEQAEWQDQIQQVDSLRAELQDLAIQENKWDNYLIQEGSLNKQVAYGQSLAEQATKLTSQIQDQEKAVEAGQASLKKLQAELEQVGDLNQQQVLVDQKIYQYNLLVKNYEDMVKTNQQIADLTVQVEVDQRVYQAKVDRRNRLELAYSQNLAGELASQLVEGQPCLVCGSIHHPAPAAVQEDAVTKEMVEAGVEAAQTAFQSYSSKIERLSAIQGTFDRIIANQGIEGIATDATSNHEKLEVWRAHLDKEAEDIQQSKSHLDKLCQTKQDLDKQLNDSTKQVDEAKATLNNMQIEASTLKGQTASNQSAVEELRKEIDQLKGQLVGNSKAVVTAEYEAKNKTLAEITTKDQELKTQLDKHQQEVAQLTTQIAGYKGQIKQGLVELQADQTALDNAMADRQESQEDICQIHQSQKNWAAIESEIQRFDNEVYAFNENKATNQKEIETADLDKNAETYQAEIAQERIKLAEFKARKDQVISIKAQLDHAIYLFKDSFASYQEKGRHFGELSLLNKVANGKEKAYGYISFERYILGLYFDEILQYANERLMAMTQMRYEFRRIVEGQSGAGAKGLDLAVFDYQAGGKRSVQSLSGGEGFKASLALALGLSDVIQNDAGGIEIGTLFIDEGFGTLDQESLQQAIETLTDLQQASGRIVGIISHVAELKQQIPVHLQVSASNDGSKAFFTGVQ encoded by the coding sequence GTGAGACCTATTAAACTTGAATTGCAGGCTTTTGGACCTTATAAAGAAAAAACGAGCCTAGACTTTACAGACTTAGGCGATCAGAACTTATTCTTGATTTCAGGATCCACTGGTGCTGGTAAAACGACCATTTTTGATGCCATTGTTTACGCCTTATACGGAAAGACTTCTGGTTCATCTCGTGATATTAATGAATTGAAGTCGCAGTTAGCTGAAGATGAAAGTGTTGCATATGTACGGTTAACCTTTATGATTCACGGGAAAACCTATACGGTGGAACGGATTCCCAAGCAAAAACGGCCGACTAAAAGGGGCTTAATTCGAGAGCAGAATGCGGAAGTAACCTTAGAAGGGGAAGATTTTTCACTAAGTAAAACGCAAGAAGTGGATAGTAAGTTAGTTGAAGTTCTTGGTTTGTCAGCAGATCAATTTAGACAAATTGTCATGTTGCCACAAGGAGAGTTTAAAAAACTCTTGGAAGCTAGCTCGGGCGAAAAGGAAGCCATTTTACGGACCATATTCCATACTGATTATTTAGACCGGTTCCAACAAGCCATTGCTGAACGGTTTAAGCAAGCTAACCAGGAAGTGGGCGCCTTGAAGAAACAGGTAGACCAACATAGCCAATCATTTGTGACGTTTGTAGATAATGAAGCGATAGCAATCGCGGAAAATGTTGATGAAGAGGTCGATACGGCTGACAAGAGCTTGACAGAAAAAGACCGGGTTCAAAATTGGGTAGATCAAGAGGACTATCAAAATCTTTCTGAATGGGCTGGAACTAAAGTAGCTGACTTGGACAAAAAGAATGCTGATTTAAGTCAACAAATCACTGGTTTTGAGACTACTATTCAACAGCTAGAAGGCTTTATTAAGCTTTTAGCCAGACAGGATAAATTACATCACCAAGAAGCTTCCATCAAAGAACGTGAAGCGACCATTACTAGTGAACGAAAGTCTTTGCAACAGTACCGTGAAACACAAAATGCTTACCAGTTGATCCAACAAATTCAAAAACAAGCGCATAAACAGGGGCAATTACAAAAACTGGTGAAGGAGAAAACGGGCTTATTACAGGAAGCGAAGGGTCGTTTACAAACTGTCAAAGCAGAGCAAGCTGAATGGCAAGACCAGATTCAACAAGTAGATAGCTTGCGAGCAGAATTGCAAGACTTGGCCATACAAGAAAATAAATGGGATAACTATTTAATACAAGAAGGTAGTCTCAACAAGCAAGTGGCTTACGGCCAAAGTTTGGCTGAACAAGCGACAAAATTAACCAGTCAGATTCAAGACCAGGAAAAAGCGGTCGAAGCTGGGCAAGCATCTCTGAAAAAACTGCAAGCAGAGTTAGAACAAGTAGGGGATCTCAACCAACAACAAGTCCTAGTTGATCAAAAAATCTATCAATATAATTTGTTGGTAAAAAATTATGAGGACATGGTGAAAACCAACCAACAGATTGCAGACCTTACTGTTCAAGTAGAAGTTGACCAGAGAGTCTATCAAGCAAAAGTAGACAGGCGAAATCGTTTGGAATTGGCTTATAGCCAAAATCTGGCAGGAGAATTAGCCAGTCAATTGGTTGAAGGTCAACCTTGTTTAGTTTGTGGATCTATTCATCATCCAGCCCCAGCTGCTGTGCAAGAGGATGCAGTGACAAAAGAAATGGTTGAGGCAGGGGTGGAGGCTGCGCAAACAGCTTTCCAATCTTATTCAAGTAAAATAGAGCGTCTATCTGCCATTCAGGGGACGTTTGACCGAATAATTGCTAACCAAGGTATTGAAGGCATAGCGACGGATGCGACAAGTAATCATGAAAAACTTGAAGTATGGCGGGCTCATCTAGATAAGGAAGCTGAAGATATTCAACAAAGCAAGTCTCATTTAGATAAGTTATGCCAGACCAAGCAAGATTTGGACAAACAATTAAATGACTCGACTAAGCAAGTGGATGAAGCGAAGGCGACTTTGAATAATATGCAAATCGAGGCGTCAACTCTTAAAGGGCAAACAGCGTCTAACCAAAGCGCTGTTGAAGAATTGCGGAAAGAAATCGACCAATTAAAAGGTCAATTAGTTGGCAATTCAAAAGCTGTTGTCACAGCTGAATACGAGGCAAAAAACAAGACCTTAGCGGAAATTACAACTAAAGACCAAGAGTTGAAGACTCAATTAGATAAGCACCAGCAAGAAGTTGCTCAGCTAACCACACAGATTGCAGGATATAAAGGTCAAATCAAGCAAGGGCTAGTGGAATTACAAGCTGATCAAACTGCTTTGGATAACGCGATGGCCGACCGTCAAGAAAGTCAGGAAGACATCTGTCAAATCCATCAAAGTCAAAAGAATTGGGCAGCTATTGAAAGTGAAATTCAACGTTTTGATAATGAGGTTTATGCCTTTAATGAAAACAAAGCAACAAATCAAAAAGAAATTGAAACAGCTGACTTAGATAAAAATGCCGAGACTTACCAAGCGGAAATTGCCCAAGAACGGATTAAATTAGCTGAATTTAAAGCTAGAAAAGATCAGGTGATTTCAATAAAAGCCCAATTAGACCATGCTATTTACCTATTTAAGGATAGTTTCGCATCCTACCAAGAAAAAGGGCGTCATTTCGGGGAACTATCGCTCCTAAACAAGGTAGCCAATGGGAAAGAGAAGGCTTATGGCTATATTTCCTTTGAACGCTATATTTTAGGTTTGTATTTTGATGAAATTCTCCAATATGCTAATGAACGATTGATGGCCATGACTCAAATGCGGTATGAATTTAGACGGATTGTCGAAGGACAGTCTGGTGCAGGGGCTAAAGGACTTGACCTAGCTGTCTTTGACTACCAAGCTGGTGGGAAGCGGTCGGTCCAATCCCTATCTGGTGGAGAAGGCTTTAAAGCTTCCTTAGCCTTGGCCCTTGGTCTGTCTGACGTGATTCAAAATGATGCCGGTGGTATTGAAATTGGCACGCTCTTTATTGACGAAGGTTTTGGTACCTTAGACCAGGAATCCTTGCAACAAGCGATTGAAACCTTGACTGATTTGCAACAAGCGAGCGGCCGTATTGTTGGGATTATTTCTCACGTGGCTGAATTGAAACAACAAATTCCAGTCCACTTACAAGTGTCTGCCAGCAACGACGGGTCCAAAGCCTTTTTTACAGGGGTTCAATAG
- the pstA gene encoding phosphate ABC transporter permease PstA: MSKVLRGLTYFFAAVTFASLIWIVGYVLVSGVPHLSTDLFSWKYTTDNVSMMPSIITTLYVIGGSLLLAIPLGVFAGFYLVEYAGKNNKWVEGIRIATDTLTGVPSIVFGLFGMLAFVSAAGFQYSLISGILTSAIMVLPLIIRNTEEALMSVKDNLRQASFGLGAGKLRTIFRIVLPIAMPGILSGIILAVGRIVGETAALMYTLGTSTSLPNSIFSSGRTLSLHMYVLSSEGLHRDQANATGVILLLVVLVINGLSTWLSQRFTKGGQN, encoded by the coding sequence CTAAAGTATTACGTGGACTCACATATTTCTTTGCAGCAGTTACTTTCGCTTCTCTAATTTGGATTGTTGGTTACGTATTAGTGTCTGGTGTACCACATTTAAGTACCGATCTTTTCTCATGGAAGTACACTACAGATAACGTTTCAATGATGCCGTCTATTATTACAACCCTTTATGTTATCGGTGGATCGCTATTATTAGCAATTCCATTAGGTGTATTCGCTGGTTTCTATCTAGTTGAATATGCTGGTAAAAATAACAAATGGGTTGAGGGTATCCGTATTGCAACTGATACATTAACTGGTGTGCCATCTATTGTATTTGGTTTATTCGGTATGCTAGCCTTTGTATCCGCAGCAGGATTCCAATATTCATTAATTTCAGGTATTCTTACTTCAGCAATTATGGTATTACCATTAATCATCCGTAATACTGAAGAAGCATTAATGTCAGTTAAAGACAATTTACGTCAAGCAAGTTTTGGTTTAGGTGCTGGTAAATTACGTACAATTTTTAGAATTGTTTTACCAATTGCAATGCCTGGTATCCTATCAGGGATTATCCTTGCTGTCGGACGTATCGTTGGTGAAACAGCAGCCTTGATGTATACACTAGGTACATCAACATCACTACCTAACTCAATCTTCTCTTCTGGTCGTACATTGTCACTACATATGTATGTACTATCAAGTGAAGGTTTACACCGTGACCAAGCGAATGCTACTGGTGTAATACTATTATTAGTTGTATTAGTGATCAACGGCCTATCTACATGGTTATCACAACGATTTACAAAAGGAGGACAAAATTAA